A single region of the Salicibibacter cibi genome encodes:
- a CDS encoding acetate--CoA ligase family protein, giving the protein MSKREAIERLLNPGSIAIVGVSKDFTSISGKPMKNLIRHQFEGDIYPVNPKYEEIEGFTCFPSLLDVPGKIDVALIAVSSKRMMQILSECEQKQVRSVILFGSGFAETGEDGERLQAEVLEKAKKAGITILGPNCIGLLNVRTSIPLGFSTSFETEEGFLSGNVGFASQSGALGFSLFGLAQEENIGFSHVINTGNQMDIHTLDCIDYMLEDDGTDVVAGYLEGIPDGEMLIRLAKRAKALKKPLIMLKAGRSEIGRKAAMSHTASLTGSDETFQAIAKQYGLVVANDVDDMIDLMKVFSRGKQTNGNNVVTISNSGAAGIAMADYSEPLGLELVRLPNETQAKVEEIIPSYGSALNPIDITAQALKEQHILTDTLEVLINEDEVNVIVVQTTFGGELGQNICEKIAEIDKTTEKPIVVTITGTTEITGEGRAILEKASVPVYKTSYKTMFAVKHLADFSRFCLKEEKDPFELPAIEERDDPTGIWTEVRVKKELFSLGIRIPQGTLIKDREHLQKVKANVPYPVVCKGISKDVLHKTDAGSVKVNIKNAVELEDAYESIASSLRAYNPDADIDGILAEEMLQDESVEMFIGVKEDPQFGPLIVCGLGGIFVEVLQDISIRHAPIDAEEASDMLKELKGYPLLEGIRGGSRRDIPALAETLARISQYASTHNGHIQEMDINPLWVFEEGQDVAALDGIIVWKNKKDTVVN; this is encoded by the coding sequence GAAATATGAGGAGATAGAAGGATTTACTTGTTTTCCAAGTCTTCTCGATGTCCCCGGCAAAATTGACGTTGCTTTAATTGCTGTTTCTTCCAAAAGAATGATGCAGATTCTCTCCGAATGTGAGCAAAAACAAGTTCGCAGTGTGATTCTTTTCGGTTCAGGTTTTGCGGAAACCGGCGAAGATGGTGAACGATTACAAGCGGAAGTGCTGGAGAAAGCGAAAAAAGCGGGGATCACGATTTTAGGCCCTAACTGTATCGGCTTGTTAAATGTGAGGACAAGCATTCCACTCGGGTTCTCCACTTCGTTTGAAACAGAGGAAGGTTTTCTTTCCGGAAACGTAGGTTTCGCATCTCAAAGCGGTGCCCTTGGATTCTCCCTATTCGGATTGGCTCAGGAGGAAAATATCGGCTTTTCCCATGTTATTAATACAGGTAATCAGATGGATATTCATACATTGGATTGTATCGATTATATGCTTGAAGATGATGGCACGGATGTGGTGGCTGGTTATTTGGAAGGAATTCCTGATGGCGAAATGTTGATCCGTTTGGCGAAGAGGGCAAAAGCGTTAAAGAAACCGCTCATTATGTTAAAAGCCGGTCGCTCGGAAATTGGCCGGAAAGCAGCGATGTCTCATACTGCTTCATTAACGGGATCCGATGAAACGTTCCAAGCGATTGCAAAGCAATATGGCTTGGTGGTTGCAAATGATGTCGATGACATGATCGATCTAATGAAAGTTTTTTCTCGCGGCAAACAAACAAATGGAAATAATGTAGTAACTATTTCCAATTCCGGGGCGGCAGGCATTGCTATGGCCGATTACAGTGAACCACTCGGATTGGAGCTCGTCCGTTTGCCAAATGAAACGCAAGCGAAAGTAGAGGAAATTATCCCGTCCTACGGATCTGCACTAAATCCGATTGATATAACAGCCCAGGCTTTAAAAGAGCAACATATTCTCACAGATACCCTCGAGGTTTTGATCAACGAGGACGAGGTAAATGTCATCGTTGTCCAAACAACATTTGGGGGAGAGCTAGGCCAGAACATATGCGAAAAAATCGCCGAAATTGATAAGACAACCGAAAAACCTATCGTTGTTACGATTACGGGAACGACGGAAATAACGGGTGAGGGACGAGCGATCCTGGAAAAAGCGAGTGTACCTGTTTATAAAACCTCTTATAAAACGATGTTTGCGGTCAAACATTTGGCAGACTTCTCTCGATTTTGCCTGAAAGAAGAGAAGGATCCGTTTGAACTTCCTGCCATTGAAGAGCGTGACGATCCGACCGGTATATGGACCGAAGTTCGTGTCAAAAAGGAACTCTTTTCTTTAGGAATAAGGATTCCGCAAGGAACGCTTATTAAAGATCGCGAACACTTGCAGAAAGTAAAAGCGAACGTTCCATATCCGGTGGTCTGTAAAGGAATTTCCAAGGATGTTTTGCATAAAACGGACGCTGGCAGTGTCAAAGTAAACATCAAAAACGCCGTCGAACTGGAAGATGCTTATGAATCCATCGCCTCCTCTTTACGCGCATATAATCCTGATGCGGATATCGATGGCATTCTTGCCGAGGAAATGTTGCAAGATGAAAGCGTTGAGATGTTCATCGGGGTTAAAGAAGATCCTCAATTCGGTCCGCTGATTGTGTGTGGACTCGGAGGCATATTTGTAGAAGTATTGCAAGATATATCCATTCGACATGCTCCCATCGATGCCGAAGAAGCATCCGACATGTTAAAAGAACTAAAAGGTTATCCGCTTCTTGAAGGGATCAGAGGTGGAAGTCGCCGGGATATTCCCGCGCTCGCAGAAACGCTTGCCCGCATTTCTCAATATGCATCTACCCACAACGGACACATTCAGGAGATGGATATAAATCCGTTATGGGTGTTTGAAGAGGGACAAGATGTAGCAGCTTTAGATGGCATTATTGTATGGAAAAATAAGAAAGATACTGTTGTGAATTAG